The following proteins are co-located in the Barnesiella propionica genome:
- a CDS encoding DUF3408 domain-containing protein: MAKQSGGMPKIDEDFMKELISQGVPSKEDNKPNDAPHTNLASQVTQEEQQTETVRVEKTTNRKRKGGSGDYRETYFQKVELADRQPLYVSRTTHEKLMRIVTVIGGRKVTVSSYVENILLRHFEQYQDEINTLYESNFQKPV; this comes from the coding sequence ATGGCAAAGCAAAGCGGCGGGATGCCGAAGATAGACGAGGATTTCATGAAAGAGCTTATCTCGCAGGGTGTTCCCAGTAAAGAAGATAATAAACCGAATGATGCACCACATACCAATCTTGCATCACAAGTTACCCAAGAGGAACAGCAGACGGAAACGGTGCGGGTGGAGAAAACGACAAACCGCAAGCGCAAGGGCGGTTCGGGCGACTACCGGGAAACCTACTTTCAGAAAGTAGAACTGGCAGACCGACAGCCCTTGTACGTGAGCCGTACCACGCACGAAAAGCTGATGCGTATCGTGACAGTGATAGGCGGGCGCAAGGTGACGGTAAGCAGCTACGTGGAAAACATTCTGCTGCGACACTTCGAGCAGTACCAAGACGAGATAAACACCCTGTACGAAAGCAACTTCCAAAAGCCTGTCTGA